The Anopheles merus strain MAF chromosome 2L, AmerM5.1, whole genome shotgun sequence genome has a segment encoding these proteins:
- the LOC121592238 gene encoding uncharacterized protein K02A2.6-like: MGQQPLDNAVLHQTLHLLQQQLQQQQQLISQMLQQQQFAPQAQQQPAQQYQPAVPSNPELILDALANSIAEFRYEAESGVTFEAWFTRYEDLFAKDASRLGDEAKETVDKLTALLGCRESLLSKRYRCLQICKKRTEDLIAFSCRVNRACVEFQFASMNEETFKCLMLVCGLKDEADNDLRTRLLAHIEERNDVTLEQLSAECQRITSVKGDSAMIAGETSERVFAVHSGEKRSHEKAAQQTNYKRFTPYRTKRPFRAKYAVCSSTSKPAKPCWLCGDMHWVRECTYRSHKCLDCARYGHREGHCNTASRKKRFNVRQRNINTRVVTVNVRSIRERRRFVSIALNGTAVRLQLDTASDISVIDRRTWRKIGSPPLTPSSVTAKTASGATLVLDGEFSCAVSVGSQTRQATLSVCGAANLLLLGADLIDVFSLWSVPMDAFCNHVAVAGQQSFQQLFSKVFTGTGLCTKASIKFTLRDNVRPVFRPSRPVAYAMEETVSRELDRLEELNVITPVTTAEWAAPVVVVRKANGLVRICGDYSTGLNAALFPHDYPLPVPEDIFARLANCKVFSKIDLSDAFLQVEIDPEYRHFLTINTHRGLYTYNRLPPGIKIAPTAFQQLMDIMLSGIQGVSVYLDDIIIGGPSEAEHDATVVEVLNRIQNYGFTLRAEKCHFRVNQIKYLGHIIDSHGLRPDAQKVEAIRKLPEPTNLTEVRSFLGALNYYDKQSSYLPTHHQLASGRQ; the protein is encoded by the exons ATGGGTCAACAACCTCTGGATAACGCCGTCCTGCACCAAACCTTGCACTTGCTGCAACAGCaattgcagcaacagcaacagttaATTTCGCAAAtgttgcaacagcagcaattcGCGCCGCAAGCCCAGCAACAACCCGCACAGCAGTACCAGCCCGCCGTCCCTAGTAACCCAGAACTTATACTCGATGCTTTGGCCAATAGCATAGCAGAGTTCCGGTATGAAGCTGAATCTGGTGTTACGTTCGAAGCTTGGTTCACACGCTACGAGGACCTGTTTGCCAAAGACGCTTCGCGGCTAGGCGATGAGGCTAAG GAAACCGTCGATAAGCTGACAGCACTTTTAGGGTGTAGAGAATCTCTCCTAAGTAAGCGCTACAGATGCCTCCAGATCTGTAAAAAGCGCACGGAAGATTTGATCGCGTTCTCCTGTCGGGTAAACCGAGCATGCGTCGAGTTCCAGTTTGCGAGCATGAACGAAGAGACTTTCAAGTGCCTAATGCTGGTGTGTGGGCTCAAAGATGAGGCTGACAATGACCTGCGAACTAGACTCCTTGCGCACATAGAGGAGCGGAACGACGTTACGCTTGAACAATTATCCGCAGAGTGTCAGCGTATTACAAGTGTGAAAGGAGACAGCGCTATGATTGCCGGAGAGACGAGTGAACGTGTTTTCGCAGTACACAGCGGAGAGAAGAGATCGCACGAGAAAGCAGCGCAGCAAACTAATTACAAGCGGTTCACGCCGTACCGTACCAAACGACCGTTCCGTGCAAAGTATGCTGTGTGTTCATCAACAAGCAAGCCAGCGAAGCCCTGTTGGTTGTGTGGTGACATGCACTGGGTGCGTGAGTGCACTTACCGTTCGCACAAGTGTCTCGACTGTGCAAGATATGGTCATCGTGAGGGGCACTGCAACACAGCGAGCAGAAAGAAGCGATTCAATGTTCGGCAACGGAATATCAACACTCGTGTAGTAACGGTCAACGTCCGAAGCATACGAGAGCGCCGCAGATTCGTGTCCATCGCTCTCAACGGAACAGCTGTTCGATTGCAGCTAGACACAGCTTCGGATATCAGTGTCATCGACCGCCGTACGTGGAGAAAAATTGGCAGCCCGCCGTTAACACCGTCATCCGTCACAGCTAAAACTGCATCGGGAGCGACACTGGTATTGGATGGTGAATTCAGCTGTGCTGTTAGTGTTGGTAGCCAGACGAGGCAGGCGACACTCAGCGTATGCGGAGCAGCAAACCTACTACTACTGGGAGCCGATTTGATTGATGTTTTCTCCCTCTGGTCGGTGCCGATGGATGCGTTCTGCAATCACGTTGCAGTAGCAGGACAGCAATCGTTCCAGCAGCTTTTTTCCAAGGTGTTTACGGGAACAGGACTCTGTACAAAGGCGAGTATAAAATTTACCTTGCGAGATAATGTTCGTCCTGTTTTTAGACCTAGCCGCCCAGTAGCTTACGCGATGGAGGAAACCGTGAGTCGTGAGCTCGACCGTCTTGAGGAGTTGAATGTCATCACTCCTGTAACTACTGCAGAATGGGCAGCTCCAGTGGTCGTCGTGCGCAAAGCCAACGGACTTGTTCGTATTTGCGGCGACTATTCGACGGGACTTAATGCTGCGTTATTCCCCCACGACTACCCGTTACCTGTACCAGAGGACATTTTTGCAAGGCTGGCAAATTGCAAGGTCTTTAGCAAAATAGACCTGTCAGATGCATTTTTGCAAGTGGAAATTGATCCAGAATACCGTCATTTCTTGACCATAAATACGCATCGAGGGCTCTATACGTACAACCGACTTCCACCTGGCATTAAGATAGCTCCTACAGCCTTTCAGCAATTGATGGACATAATGCTATCCGGTATCCAAGGCGTTTCAGTGTACTTGGATGACATAATCATCGGAGGTCCATCCGAAGCGGAGCACGACGCAACCGTAGTAGAAGTTTTGAATCGGATTCAGAACTACGGGTTCACACTGCGAGCGGAAAAATGCCACTTCAGGGTTAaccaaattaaatatttgggCCACATTATCGACAGCCATGGATTACGGCCTGATGCGCAGAAGGTTGAAGCTATTCGCAAGTTACCGGAGCCAACCAATTTAACCGAAGTAAGATCGTTTTTAGGGGCCTTAAACTATTACG ACAAGCAATCATCGTATCTGCCGACGCATCATCAGTTGGCCTCGGGGCGACAATAA